The genomic stretch CGGGGACCCGGGGGTCGGGAAGACCGCCGTGGTCGAGGGGCTCGCGATGCGCCTCGAGTACGAGCCTCACCGGGTGCCGGAGCGGCTCCGGGGGCACCACGTGGTCAACCTCCAGATGAACACGGTCGTGGCGGGGACCGTCTTCCGCGGAATGTTCGAGGACCGGATCGAGAAGGTGATCGCCGAGGTCAAGGAGCGGAAGGACCTCATCCTCTTCATCGACGAGGCGCACACCCTGGTCGGGGCGGGCTCCGCCATGGGCGTCCCCTCCGACGCGGCGAACATCTTCAAGTCGGCCCTGGCCCGGGGCGAGGTCCAGATGATCGGGGCCACGACGGTCACGGAGTACAAGGAGATCCTCCAGGAGGACGAGGCCCTCTCCCGCCGGTTCCGGGTGGTGAAGATCGGGGAGCCGACCCTCGACGAGACGCGAGAGATCCTCATGGGGCTCAAGCCCCGCCTCGAGGCGAACTACGGGGTCGAGATCCTGGACGAGGCGATCGACTTCGCCCTCTCCATGTCCGACCGGTATGCCCGTTCCCTGCGCCTGCCGGACAAGGTGATCAACTGGCTCGACACGGCGTGCGTTCGCGTGGAGATCCGGGGCGACGTGGAAAAGACCGTCACGGGGAAGGACGTGCTCGACGTGATCGCGACCGAGACGAAGAACCCGCCGGACATCCTCCTCCGGGACGTGGGGGAACGGTTCCGGGACATCGAGGAGCGGATCTCCCGCCGGCTGGTGGGACAGAAGGAAGCGATCGCCTCGGTGGCCAAGTCGTTGCGGATGAACAAGGGTCCCCTCAAGGCGAACATCTACCGGCCGGACGGTGTATTGCTTTTCCTCGGCCCCACCGGCGTCGGCAAGACGGAGATGGCCAAGGCGCTGGCCGAGTACCTCTTCGGCGACGAGCGTCAGATGATCCGCGTCGACATGTCCGAGTACCGGGACGGAGCGCTCGCGGTCGACAAGCTGATCGGGA from Candidatus Deferrimicrobium sp. encodes the following:
- a CDS encoding ATP-dependent Clp protease ATP-binding subunit, whose protein sequence is MMEISFYREKLSESGHRMLNASIEESQRRHHYYLGLEHLFIAFADQEKTMFQELMAAIGLNVEAVLFSLAEHLNISRQYLGVGLKVPPATKQVFRVAWETAQRNRRTQIDASDLFLGIFHEVHSIPARILKNYGVDPAVALSRFAAQLRTREEKVEEFRKRYELPANLRTFAVNLNLLAREGKIPPIIGRDAEIDRILEYLCHKDRSNSVMILGDPGVGKTAVVEGLAMRLEYEPHRVPERLRGHHVVNLQMNTVVAGTVFRGMFEDRIEKVIAEVKERKDLILFIDEAHTLVGAGSAMGVPSDAANIFKSALARGEVQMIGATTVTEYKEILQEDEALSRRFRVVKIGEPTLDETREILMGLKPRLEANYGVEILDEAIDFALSMSDRYARSLRLPDKVINWLDTACVRVEIRGDVEKTVTGKDVLDVIATETKNPPDILLRDVGERFRDIEERISRRLVGQKEAIASVAKSLRMNKGPLKANIYRPDGVLLFLGPTGVGKTEMAKALAEYLFGDERQMIRVDMSEYRDGALAVDKLIGMPRGIVGSERGGILTNQVKDNPYSVVLLDEIEKADTYVHNLFLQAFDEGWLTDGRGKKVYFSDTIIIMTSNLGAEEL